The genomic window CGCCTGTTCGGCGAGGAACTGCTCGTGCAGGTCACGGCGGGTCTCCATCACGAGCATGGCGGCGTCGATGCCCAGGGCAGGGCGCTCTGGGAGATGCCCGAGTTCTGGCTCAAGGCCGAGGCCACCCGCGGCCGCTTCACCCTCTGGTGGGCGCTGCGCAATCCCTTCAGCCTGGCGGAGAACCAGCGGGTGGAGGGCCGCCCCCTGCACGGCCACGAGGAGTGGCTGGGCATCCGCTGGGGCTTTGTCGACTGATTCCCGCCACCACGCGCCACGCCTTCGAGCGGGGGACGCTCAATGGTCCCGCGGATGAAGGCCACCTCGGCGCTGGCTGCCATGGTGGAACGGGGGCCAATGTACCACGGCGCCAGGCCCGCGCACCTGGCAAAGGGCCAGCGTTAAGGGTTCATCAGTGGCTCAGCAGCCACCACCGGCTTTCTTCCTCCGCGCCGTGCCACTTCCGGCTGCCGGCGGCGCCGCCGCGACGGGGGCCGCCTCGCTTCCGCTGAACCAGGCGGCGATCTGCGCCCGGCGCAGGGCGCGCTCGCGCTCGGAGGTCGAGGCGTCGGCGGCCGGGGTGGGCCGCGGCTCCTGCACCTCCCGCCGCCAGGCCTCCATCCCGCCGTCCAGCCAGTAGTAGTCGAGGGTGCGGGGCCAAGCCTCCGGCACGGCTGCCTCCTCGCCCACCTCCCCGATGAGCAGGACGCGCGTCCCCGTCGGCGCCTCGCCCACCTGCGGCGGCGGCAGGGCGGGATCGGCCACGGCCAGCGCGCCGGGGATGGCCGCCTCGGCACCGGCGGAGTGGCGCAGGTCCAGCAGCAGCCAGCCGGCCTCGCGCTGGATGAGGAGTTCGGCCAGATCGCTGGCCGCCATGATGCGGGGCGGGTCGGGCGAGGCGGGGGCGGGCGGGGCGGCGGGCGTCAGTCCGGCCGCCAGGCAGAGCAGGGCGAGGCTCCCGGCCAGCACGAACTTGCCGCGGCGGTCGGGGACGGGGGTGGACTCCCGGCCGCTGTCGGAGCCGGCCGCCCGGCGCCGTGCGACGAGGGCCTCCACCCGTTCGGCGGCGATGAAGCAGCCCAGCGCCATCAGCACCACGGCCAGGGCCAGCCAGGGTGCGGGCAGGCCGAACAGGTCGTGGAGCAGGAGGGTGCCGGCGGCGGGAGCCGTGTAGAAGGCCTTGAGGAAGGGCAGGGTCTCCAGCCCCACGCCGAAGAGCAGGGTGCCCAGGAAGACGCCGCCCAGGGCGTAGAGGGCGTCGAGCTTGCCCGAGGCGAGGGAGACGAAGCCCGTGCCCGGACAAAGACCGCTGATGATGAATCCGGCGCCCAGCAGGAAACCGCCCGCCAGCTGCGGCCCGAGGAAGGTGGGGTTGATCCACACCTGGGAGAGGTCCACCAGGCCCCAGGCGGCCAGGGCGTAGAGCCCGCTCATGGCCGTGATGATGGCCGTGAACATCACCTTGAAGACGGTCATGTCATGGAGATAGAACTGGGCGGCCAGCTTGCGCGCGTTGCCGAAACCGGCTCGCTCCAGCGCGAAGCCGAAGAGGAAGCCGATGGCGAGGGCGCTGAGCAGTCCGCCCTCCGCGCCCAGGGCGTTCTGGGGGACGAGGGGCAGGTTCATGTCCACTGCCTCCTCATCAGGCGGGCCAGGGCGTAGCCGCCGGCGAAGACCATCATCATGAAGGCCCAGCTGCCGGCCGCCAGGCTGGCGCCGCCGCTGAGGGC from bacterium includes these protein-coding regions:
- a CDS encoding YeeE/YedE thiosulfate transporter family protein, which encodes MNLPLVPQNALGAEGGLLSALAIGFLFGFALERAGFGNARKLAAQFYLHDMTVFKVMFTAIITAMSGLYALAAWGLVDLSQVWINPTFLGPQLAGGFLLGAGFIISGLCPGTGFVSLASGKLDALYALGGVFLGTLLFGVGLETLPFLKAFYTAPAAGTLLLHDLFGLPAPWLALAVVLMALGCFIAAERVEALVARRRAAGSDSGRESTPVPDRRGKFVLAGSLALLCLAAGLTPAAPPAPASPDPPRIMAASDLAELLIQREAGWLLLDLRHSAGAEAAIPGALAVADPALPPPQVGEAPTGTRVLLIGEVGEEAAVPEAWPRTLDYYWLDGGMEAWRREVQEPRPTPAADASTSERERALRRAQIAAWFSGSEAAPVAAAPPAAGSGTARRKKAGGGC